One genomic window of Acidiferrobacteraceae bacterium includes the following:
- a CDS encoding PHP domain-containing protein has product MPVPGKKPRYCYTWASTGQRGQGSCYAATQLFHRFHTVSMARSHDLHSHSTRSDGTVSPTEVVERAAANGVSVLALTDHDVTDGIAEARQAADRTGLVLIPGVEISATWEGRTIHIVGLNVDVDDAGLQDGLASLRAVRDERGREIAARLERAGIAGVYEGASAYATGTILSRTHFARFLVDDGHAKDVGRAFKRWLHKGRPGYVPTEWTAMANAVAWIRGAGGRAVLAHPARYPFSGGQMRRLLAEFREAGGEGVEVVSGSHRPGETDRFARLAVEFGLLASAGSDYHGPELAWRDLGRLAPMPEECTPVWHDWPHAQAEHHDMIAGNSL; this is encoded by the coding sequence ATGCCGGTTCCAGGAAAAAAGCCGCGCTATTGTTACACCTGGGCTTCGACAGGGCAACGCGGCCAAGGTTCATGTTATGCTGCGACGCAGCTTTTTCACCGATTTCACACGGTTTCCATGGCCCGCAGCCACGATCTCCACAGCCACAGCACCCGTTCCGATGGCACGGTTTCGCCCACCGAGGTGGTGGAGCGGGCGGCGGCCAACGGCGTGTCGGTACTGGCCCTGACCGATCACGACGTCACCGACGGCATCGCCGAGGCGCGGCAGGCGGCGGACCGGACCGGTCTCGTCCTGATTCCCGGCGTCGAGATCTCCGCCACCTGGGAAGGCCGCACCATCCACATTGTCGGTCTGAACGTGGACGTGGACGACGCCGGACTGCAGGACGGGCTGGCCTCGCTGCGGGCCGTGCGCGACGAGCGCGGCCGCGAGATCGCCGCCCGCCTGGAGCGGGCCGGCATCGCAGGGGTGTACGAGGGTGCCTCCGCCTATGCCACCGGCACCATTCTCAGCCGCACCCATTTCGCCCGTTTTCTCGTGGACGACGGTCACGCCAAGGACGTCGGCCGTGCCTTCAAGCGCTGGCTGCACAAGGGCCGGCCCGGCTATGTGCCCACCGAGTGGACCGCCATGGCCAATGCGGTGGCGTGGATCCGTGGTGCCGGCGGCCGTGCGGTGCTGGCGCACCCGGCGCGCTATCCCTTCAGTGGCGGCCAGATGCGCCGCCTGCTCGCCGAGTTCCGCGAGGCCGGCGGTGAAGGGGTGGAAGTGGTCTCGGGCAGCCACCGTCCCGGCGAGACCGATCGCTTTGCGCGCCTGGCAGTGGAATTCGGACTGCTGGCCTCGGCCGGCTCGGATTACCACGGGCCGGAGCTCGCCTGGCGTGACCTCGGCCGTCTTGCGCCCATGCCGGAGGAGTGCACGCCGGTGTGGCACGACTGGCCGCACGCACAGGCGGAACACCATGATATGATCGCCGGTAACAGCCTTTAA